Genomic segment of Pseudomonadales bacterium:
GCGAGGCCTTTGTGGCAGCCATGCATATTGCCGAAGTGCGCGATAGCAACGGCGTGCTTACCAATCATATCACCGCATTCCATGAGGTGGCGGAGCAGGCAGCGACCGACCAAAAAGTGAAGCAGCTGGCGTATTATGACCCGTTAACTAATTTACCGAATCGCACGCTGTTTAGTGATAGGTTATTTCAAGCGCTGCAGCGTGGCGTGCGCGAGCGTTATTTTGCCGCCTTGCTGTTTTTAGACTTGGACGGTTTTAAGCCGGTAAATGACCGCTTTGGCCACGCATTGGGCGATCAATTATTAACCCAAGTAGCAGCGCGTTTGGTCGACTGTGTGCGCGGCGATGATACGGTCGCGAGGATGGGCGGTGATGAGTTTGCGATTATTTTACATTCCTTAAAAAGTCGCGATATTGCAGAGTCATCATCGGCAACAATTTGTAAAAAAATACTCCACGCCCTCGACGAGCCATTTTTACTGGAAGGTCAACGCCTAAGTATTGGTGCCAGCATTGGTATTGCCTTGTATCCAGATGATGCAATAGAGCAAGATAGTCTATTGCGCTGTGCCGATGTGGCGATGTATCACGCAAAAAAATTGGGTAAAAATCAATATCAGTTTTATACCGACGATATGCATCGTCGTGATAATAAACGACAAGAGCTTGCACAGGATATTGAGCGTGCAATTAGCTCGCGCGAGTTATCGATGGTGTATCAGCCGCGCTTTGATGCAAACAGTTTGTCGTTAATCGGTTTTGAGGCACTACTGCGCTGGCAGCATGCAGATGGTAGGGTGTTAAAGCCGTCGATGTTCTTGCGCAGTATTGAAGAACTGGGCCTTGGTGAGCAAGTAGGTG
This window contains:
- a CDS encoding EAL domain-containing protein, producing the protein EAFVAAMHIAEVRDSNGVLTNHITAFHEVAEQAATDQKVKQLAYYDPLTNLPNRTLFSDRLFQALQRGVRERYFAALLFLDLDGFKPVNDRFGHALGDQLLTQVAARLVDCVRGDDTVARMGGDEFAIILHSLKSRDIAESSSATICKKILHALDEPFLLEGQRLSIGASIGIALYPDDAIEQDSLLRCADVAMYHAKKLGKNQYQFYTDDMHRRDNKRQELAQDIERAISSRELSMVYQPRFDANSLSLIGFEALLRWQHADGRVLKPSMFLRSIEELGLGEQVGEMVLSLVFDKLQKLCASGFIGQISVNIFQQHFRAGKIAPSIASLLKQYDVAPHQIMLEFKEAMIMEDTGFAFSSLQSLRQLGVQLALDDFATGEVGLKSLRRLPFDEMKIDKQFMMKLDQSEDQLNFVKTLIDLINGFKSRVCIEGVERETQLDLLQSCNIHCLQGYLLGEPMPEQELEAFIARQVHFKGLLN